The DNA sequence CAGCACGGCCGAGGGCTACCGGCGGGTGGGGCGGGAGCTCGGGCTGGCCGTGGAGCGCACGCTTCGAGAGCGAAAGCCCTGAAGGCGGGCGCTTTTTTAAAACCTTCCGGCCCGTCCGGATCAAGACATTAAGGAAGGCATGAGCGACGAAGGTCTGATCGAGCGCTCCCTGCGGGGCGACACGCAGGCGTTCGGGCGCCTGGTGGTGGAACACGCTCCGGCGATTCTGCGTTTCGTCGGGGGCCTGGCGGCGTTGCCTCTTTCGGAGCGCGAGGAAGTGGTGCAGGAGGCGTTCGTCCGGGCCTTCGAGCGCCTGGATCAGTTCGATTCCCGGCAGAGCTTCCGCGCCTGGGTCGCCGGGTTCGCGCGCAACGTGCTTTGGGAACATCTGGCGCGCCTGAAGCGGCATGAGCAGGCGCGGCGGCGGTTGCTGGCGGCGGCGGTGGCGGACGAGGGCCTGCGGGCCGTGGCCGAAGGTTCCGGCGTCCGGGCGGGCGGCCGTCTGGAGGCGCTGGAGAGCTGCGTGGAAGCCCTGCCGGAACCCATGCGCCGGGTGCTCCGGCAGCACTACGCGGAAGGAATGTCGATCGAAGAAATCGCGCTGGCGCTTTCCCGGCCGGTGGGGACGGTGAAGTCGATCCTTCATCGGTCGCGGATCGAGATCCGCAACTGCATGGCGCGGAAGCTCGAGCGCCCGGTGGACGCGTCATGAACGACCGGCTTGATCGGATTCAGGACTGGCTGGACGGCCTTCTCTCGGAGGAAGAGGAGGGCGCTTTGGCGGGTGAACTCTTG is a window from the Planctomycetota bacterium genome containing:
- a CDS encoding RNA polymerase sigma factor, yielding MSDEGLIERSLRGDTQAFGRLVVEHAPAILRFVGGLAALPLSEREEVVQEAFVRAFERLDQFDSRQSFRAWVAGFARNVLWEHLARLKRHEQARRRLLAAAVADEGLRAVAEGSGVRAGGRLEALESCVEALPEPMRRVLRQHYAEGMSIEEIALALSRPVGTVKSILHRSRIEIRNCMARKLERPVDAS